A single Alphaproteobacteria bacterium DNA region contains:
- the smc gene encoding chromosome segregation protein SMC, whose product MQFTKMKITGFKSFVEPTEFVIEQGLTGIVGPNGCGKSNVVESLRWVMGENSAKRLRGGEMDDVIFSGSAGRPARNLAEVTLYLDNSQRTALAEFNNEDEVEIVRHIERGHGSDYRINGKPVRQKDVQLFFADQATGAHSTSIVSQGRISALIQAKPAERRQVLEEAAGISGLHARRHEAELKLKGAEGNLTRVDDQLQVMDAQIRSLKTQTRQASRYRNLGDLIRKSEAGLLYLKAKQAEVNLRLSEDTHAEAEGRVREMVSLVTQITTQRTEMASTLPPLRQAEAAASAVVQRLILEREALEREAARIAGEQQALRNRLQQTAEDTAREQALASDATAALARLEEEQLSLKAESERLSIARPDLEAAAQTAQEEVTAQEKTVQEITTNLASAQAQHNSLQRQEAALRERQQQAQQKKLQLEQQIAELEAEIARLPSLALALSMVEACEIDLTRKQAEASSAKESKLTAEQTQSDARAARERAWSEKTKLEAEAAALTKLLQLEENTGTPLSDLVKVEPGYEAALAAALGDALSAPLEDAAKIFWRTLPPFDATGAYALPNGARALKAFVDCPSALARALSQIGLVDDEATGERLSSELKPGQIIVAQNGAAWRWDGYTQKADAVTPAAARLQHRNRLAELNALITYSAGKAEQAEAALTSANQAMQAASTRDSETQAAVAQAFAALNDARRNQAEETQAQAHKAAQAQRVRDMLQVSAADEQQLQIEVESLTAQRSQCADLEELTRNLNSARIVMAELRSGLSEKQAALSGYQRDMRAVETRITAVASEQQSWSARSTGAAARIAELQTRNEELTQAEQALAEKPAAIEAQRQELLTKASAAEETRKIAADNLQTAETELAAVEKQARQHEEALSNAKENRVRSEEQMYQAQHAFEALKAEAQEKWHCTTDGLLEKAEVKDPSELPAINQLEHDFARFTKERENMGPVNLRAEIEAEEIQAQFDKMTAEKEDLVQAIAKLRQAIGTLNKEARERLQVAFDEVNKNFGELFTRMFGGGKAHLQLIENDDPLEAGLEIFACPPGKRLQALSLLSGGEQALTALSLLFALFLVNPSPICVLDEVDAPLDEANVDRYCSLLREMAESGKTRFLVITHHRLTMARMDRLYGVTMAEKGVSQLVSVDLKQALALREQGEASNQNSAYAEAAAE is encoded by the coding sequence ATGCAATTTACAAAAATGAAAATCACCGGCTTCAAATCCTTTGTGGAGCCAACCGAATTTGTGATTGAACAAGGCCTTACCGGTATTGTTGGCCCCAATGGGTGCGGTAAATCGAATGTTGTTGAAAGCTTGCGCTGGGTAATGGGTGAAAATTCTGCCAAGCGTCTGCGCGGCGGCGAAATGGATGACGTGATTTTTTCAGGCTCTGCGGGGCGGCCTGCGCGCAACCTTGCCGAAGTAACGCTCTATCTGGATAACTCGCAGCGCACTGCGCTCGCCGAATTCAACAATGAAGACGAAGTTGAAATCGTGCGCCACATTGAACGTGGTCATGGCTCTGATTACCGCATCAACGGGAAACCGGTTCGTCAAAAAGATGTGCAATTGTTTTTTGCAGATCAGGCAACCGGCGCACATTCGACCAGCATCGTTAGCCAAGGCCGCATCAGCGCACTTATCCAAGCCAAGCCTGCCGAGCGCCGTCAGGTGTTGGAAGAAGCCGCCGGCATTAGCGGGTTGCATGCCCGCCGTCATGAGGCGGAATTAAAGCTGAAAGGCGCGGAAGGTAATCTAACGCGCGTGGATGACCAATTGCAGGTGATGGATGCGCAAATCCGCAGCCTGAAGACGCAAACGCGCCAAGCCAGCCGTTACCGTAATTTGGGTGATCTTATCCGCAAATCCGAAGCAGGCTTGTTGTATTTAAAAGCCAAGCAAGCGGAAGTGAATTTACGCCTATCGGAAGATACGCATGCCGAGGCTGAAGGCCGCGTGCGCGAAATGGTTTCTTTAGTCACACAAATCACCACCCAGCGTACCGAGATGGCAAGCACATTGCCGCCACTGCGTCAGGCGGAAGCAGCTGCATCGGCTGTGGTGCAACGCCTTATTCTGGAACGTGAAGCATTGGAACGGGAAGCTGCGCGCATTGCTGGTGAACAGCAAGCCCTGCGCAATCGTTTGCAACAGACGGCAGAAGACACCGCGCGCGAACAAGCATTAGCAAGCGATGCAACCGCAGCGTTAGCACGCCTTGAAGAAGAACAATTATCATTAAAGGCAGAAAGCGAGCGTCTTTCCATCGCGCGTCCAGATTTGGAAGCCGCCGCGCAAACTGCACAAGAAGAAGTAACCGCGCAGGAAAAAACCGTTCAGGAAATCACCACCAATTTGGCAAGCGCACAAGCCCAGCACAATAGCCTGCAACGCCAGGAAGCGGCATTGCGTGAGCGTCAGCAGCAGGCCCAGCAAAAGAAGCTACAACTGGAACAGCAGATTGCGGAGCTTGAAGCTGAAATTGCGCGTCTGCCAAGCCTTGCGCTTGCCCTGAGCATGGTTGAAGCATGCGAAATCGATTTAACGCGCAAGCAGGCCGAAGCGAGCAGCGCGAAAGAATCCAAACTAACGGCTGAACAAACGCAAAGTGATGCCCGCGCAGCGCGCGAACGCGCATGGTCAGAAAAGACCAAGCTGGAAGCAGAAGCAGCAGCGCTAACGAAGTTGCTGCAATTGGAAGAAAACACTGGCACACCCTTAAGCGATTTGGTGAAAGTGGAACCGGGGTATGAAGCAGCTCTGGCTGCCGCTTTGGGTGATGCGCTTTCTGCGCCATTGGAAGATGCGGCAAAAATCTTCTGGCGCACATTGCCGCCATTCGATGCAACAGGCGCATACGCACTCCCGAATGGCGCGCGCGCATTAAAAGCGTTTGTGGATTGTCCATCAGCGCTTGCACGTGCATTAAGCCAAATCGGTTTGGTGGATGATGAGGCGACGGGCGAACGCCTAAGCAGCGAATTAAAACCAGGTCAGATTATTGTTGCGCAAAATGGCGCCGCATGGCGCTGGGATGGCTATACGCAAAAAGCCGATGCCGTAACGCCCGCCGCAGCGCGATTGCAACATCGCAACCGTTTGGCGGAACTTAATGCGCTTATCACCTATTCGGCTGGTAAAGCAGAGCAAGCTGAAGCAGCGCTTACCTCCGCTAATCAAGCGATGCAGGCAGCATCAACCCGTGATAGTGAAACACAAGCGGCTGTTGCACAGGCATTCGCGGCATTGAACGATGCACGTCGTAATCAAGCTGAAGAAACCCAAGCACAAGCACACAAGGCAGCCCAAGCCCAGCGTGTTCGCGATATGTTGCAGGTAAGTGCTGCCGATGAACAACAATTGCAAATCGAAGTGGAAAGCCTTACGGCACAGCGTAGCCAATGCGCCGATTTGGAAGAGTTGACGCGCAATCTCAATTCCGCACGCATTGTGATGGCAGAATTGCGCAGTGGTTTAAGTGAAAAGCAAGCTGCGCTTTCCGGTTACCAGCGTGATATGCGCGCCGTTGAAACCCGCATCACGGCTGTAGCCAGCGAACAGCAATCATGGTCAGCGCGTTCAACAGGCGCAGCAGCGCGTATTGCAGAATTGCAAACCCGCAACGAAGAATTGACGCAAGCAGAACAGGCGCTTGCCGAAAAACCAGCAGCGATTGAAGCGCAGCGTCAGGAATTGCTAACCAAAGCGAGTGCCGCCGAGGAAACCCGCAAGATTGCAGCAGATAATCTGCAAACGGCAGAAACCGAATTGGCAGCGGTTGAAAAACAAGCCCGCCAGCATGAAGAAGCGTTAAGCAATGCCAAAGAAAACCGTGTGCGTAGTGAAGAACAGATGTATCAGGCGCAGCATGCGTTTGAAGCGTTAAAGGCTGAAGCGCAGGAAAAATGGCATTGCACGACCGATGGCTTGTTGGAAAAAGCGGAAGTAAAAGACCCAAGCGAACTGCCAGCCATTAACCAACTGGAGCATGATTTTGCACGTTTCACCAAGGAACGTGAAAATATGGGCCCTGTGAACCTGCGCGCGGAAATTGAAGCCGAAGAAATTCAGGCGCAGTTCGACAAGATGACGGCTGAAAAAGAAGATCTGGTGCAGGCGATAGCCAAACTGCGTCAAGCCATCGGCACGCTGAACAAGGAAGCGCGCGAGCGTTTGCAAGTTGCGTTTGATGAAGTGAACAAGAATTTTGGCGAGCTATTCACCCGTATGTTTGGCGGCGGGAAGGCGCATCTGCAACTGATTGAAAATGACGACCCGCTTGAAGCAGGTCTTGAAATTTTTGCATGCCCGCCGGGTAAGCGTTTGCAGGCGCTGTCATTGCTTTCGGGCGGTGAGCAGGCGTTGACCGCATTATCGCTGTTATTCGCATTGTTCCTTGTGAACCCATCACCGATTTGCGTCCTCGACGAAGTCGATGCGCCGCTCGATGAAGCAAACGTCGATCGTTATTGTTCGCTGCTTCGTGAAATGGCGGAAAGTGGCAAGACACGTTTCCTTGTTATTACCCATCATCGCTTGACGATGGCCCGTATGGACAGGCTTTACGGTGTGACCATGGCTGAAAAGGGTGTCTCGCAACTTGTGTCGGTTGATCTGAAACAAGCATTGGCATTGCGCGAACAAGGCGAAGCATCCAACCAGAATAGCGCCTATGCGGAAGCCGCCGCAGAATAA
- the epmA gene encoding EF-P lysine aminoacylase EpmA, with protein sequence MRKPPQNNQMNSLGNWWQPEQFAVKRAILEARAKILANLRSYFSNENFVEVDTPALQRSPCMEPHLHAFKTELQSPHGDTHPFYLATSPEFTCKKLLVAGMERIYQLSHMYRNAECSSKHHPEFMLLEWYRTGVGYDALMDDCEAILKAACQVTQRTQCEYNGMRCDITKKATRITVADAFFKYADVDVLASMDDVQHPSATRIMAEATRIGVRTANDDTWDDVVLRIIGEKIEPHLGGDAPCFLTDYPLPLAALARAKPSDPRVAERFELYVCGLELANAFVELTDASIQRERFESDMKLRKLRYGSDYPIDEEFLQALEYGMPQAAGIALGVDRLVMLATGAQHINDVLWSSVT encoded by the coding sequence ATGCGGAAGCCGCCGCAGAATAACCAGATGAATAGTCTGGGCAATTGGTGGCAGCCGGAGCAGTTTGCAGTCAAACGCGCTATCCTTGAAGCGCGCGCGAAGATTTTAGCAAATCTGCGCAGTTATTTTTCCAATGAGAATTTTGTGGAAGTGGATACGCCCGCGCTGCAACGCAGCCCGTGCATGGAGCCGCATTTGCACGCGTTTAAAACCGAATTGCAATCTCCGCATGGCGATACGCACCCGTTTTATTTGGCCACCAGCCCCGAATTCACCTGCAAAAAGTTGCTTGTAGCGGGAATGGAGCGCATTTATCAGCTTTCCCATATGTACAGGAATGCTGAATGCTCCAGTAAGCATCATCCCGAATTCATGCTGCTGGAATGGTACCGCACCGGCGTAGGCTATGATGCGCTGATGGATGATTGCGAAGCGATTTTGAAAGCTGCCTGCCAAGTCACACAACGCACGCAATGTGAATATAACGGGATGCGCTGTGATATTACGAAAAAAGCTACTCGTATCACTGTGGCGGATGCGTTTTTCAAATATGCAGATGTGGATGTGCTGGCCAGCATGGATGATGTGCAGCATCCATCAGCAACTAGAATTATGGCCGAAGCAACGCGCATTGGCGTGCGCACCGCCAATGATGACACATGGGATGATGTGGTATTACGCATTATCGGTGAAAAAATCGAACCGCATTTGGGCGGCGATGCGCCATGTTTTCTGACCGATTATCCATTGCCACTCGCCGCGCTTGCGCGTGCAAAGCCTAGCGATCCGCGTGTCGCAGAACGGTTTGAGTTGTATGTGTGCGGATTGGAACTTGCGAATGCTTTTGTAGAATTAACCGATGCATCTATTCAGCGGGAACGGTTTGAAAGTGATATGAAGCTGCGTAAACTGCGTTATGGTAGCGATTACCCGATCGATGAGGAATTTTTGCAGGCGCTGGAATATGGGATGCCGCAGGCGGCCGGTATTGCGTTGGGCGTTGATAGATTAGTGATGCTGGCGACGGGCGCGCAGCATATCAATGATGTGTTATGGTCGTCGGTTACATAA
- the hemA gene encoding 5-aminolevulinate synthase: MNTPFISPYEKHFVNSLSGIKAEGRYRIFTPIARQRGAFPKAELRLPDGRTKNVTVWCGNDYLGMGQNEVVLKAMHDALDGFGSGSGGTRNISGNMPVHAELEAELADLHQQQAALVFNSGYLANATTLATLAKILPNAIFFSDAKNHASMIEGIRHTRCEKHIFEHNNPEHLRSLLAAAPADSCKIVVFESVYSMDATFAPLKAILDVAQEFGAFTYLDEVHAVGLYGERGAGIAERDNVLNRISLIQGTLGKAFGLIGGYITGNRTIIDAIRSIAPGFIFTTSIPPVVAAGAVASVRYVKNHPELRIQHQKIVGATKEALLAANLPLLEEPSHILPIHIGDARKAKALSDVLLNDYGIYVQPINYPTVPRGNERFRVTPTPLHTASHIAELVSALSEVLHHKMEDAAE; encoded by the coding sequence ATGAACACGCCGTTTATTTCCCCTTATGAAAAACACTTTGTGAATTCCCTTTCGGGAATCAAGGCGGAAGGCCGTTATCGTATTTTTACGCCCATTGCCCGCCAACGCGGGGCATTCCCCAAAGCCGAATTACGCTTGCCCGACGGCCGCACCAAAAATGTTACCGTGTGGTGTGGCAATGATTATCTGGGCATGGGTCAAAATGAAGTTGTACTAAAGGCGATGCACGACGCGCTGGATGGATTTGGCAGCGGCAGCGGCGGCACGCGCAACATTTCAGGAAACATGCCTGTCCACGCCGAACTGGAAGCAGAGCTTGCCGATTTACATCAGCAGCAAGCAGCGCTTGTTTTCAATTCCGGATATCTTGCAAACGCCACTACCCTTGCAACGCTGGCAAAAATTTTGCCGAATGCCATTTTCTTTTCCGATGCAAAGAATCATGCATCGATGATTGAAGGCATTCGTCATACACGCTGTGAAAAACACATTTTTGAACATAATAACCCCGAACATCTGCGCAGCTTACTGGCTGCCGCACCGGCTGATAGCTGCAAAATCGTGGTGTTTGAATCCGTTTATTCGATGGATGCGACCTTTGCGCCATTAAAAGCCATTCTGGATGTTGCCCAGGAATTTGGCGCATTCACCTATCTTGATGAAGTGCATGCGGTTGGTCTTTACGGCGAGCGCGGCGCAGGCATTGCCGAGCGCGACAATGTGTTAAACCGTATCAGCCTTATTCAGGGCACCTTGGGTAAAGCGTTTGGATTAATTGGCGGGTACATCACGGGCAATCGCACCATTATTGATGCTATTCGTTCGATTGCGCCGGGCTTTATTTTTACGACATCCATTCCGCCGGTGGTTGCCGCAGGCGCGGTTGCATCGGTGCGTTACGTAAAAAACCATCCCGAATTGCGCATCCAACATCAAAAAATTGTTGGAGCAACCAAGGAGGCTTTGCTGGCAGCAAACCTGCCGTTACTGGAAGAGCCAAGCCATATCCTGCCTATCCATATTGGTGATGCGCGCAAAGCCAAGGCACTAAGCGATGTTTTGCTTAATGATTACGGCATCTACGTACAGCCTATTAATTACCCCACTGTGCCACGCGGCAATGAACGCTTCCGCGTAACACCAACCCCGTTGCATACGGCATCGCACATCGCCGAACTGGTTTCAGCACTATCCGAAGTGCTGCATCATAAAATGGAAGATGCCGCCGAATAA
- a CDS encoding terminase family protein, with product MNWPESKRKSWMARAKWLLAARPEQITPQGDWRIWLVLAGRGWGKTLTGAQDAAYFALWNDGARIAIVAPTTSDARDTCVEGPSGLLSALPGESIASWNRSLSELVLKNGSRFKLFSADEPERLRGPQFHRAWADELAAWKSPQAFDQLMMGLRLGKHPQLVITTTPKPISIIKDLVKRVGKDLILTRGRSEENAGNLAPHVLADLRERYGGTRIGRQELDAEIVEDMEGALWSHAALDAARVAHPPDNLERIVIAIDPAVTSHSTSDETGVVAAARSNDGKFYVLADVSGQMTPDGWARRAIALRDELGADLIIGEVNEGGDLIERMLRLADPYVAFKAVRATKAKAARAFPVAALYERGIVHHVGMHKALEDQMCKFTGQGLKDGSPDRVDAMVWAMSELMQGTHHAPRVRNISF from the coding sequence ATGAATTGGCCCGAATCAAAACGCAAAAGCTGGATGGCGCGGGCGAAGTGGTTGCTGGCAGCGCGCCCGGAACAGATAACCCCGCAAGGTGATTGGCGCATATGGCTGGTTCTGGCGGGGCGAGGTTGGGGAAAAACGCTCACCGGTGCCCAGGATGCGGCGTATTTTGCGCTATGGAATGATGGCGCGCGTATTGCGATTGTCGCGCCAACCACCAGCGATGCGCGCGACACCTGTGTGGAAGGCCCAAGCGGATTATTAAGCGCGTTGCCTGGTGAATCTATTGCGAGCTGGAACCGCTCGCTGAGTGAACTGGTTTTAAAAAACGGTAGCAGGTTTAAATTATTTTCTGCTGATGAACCGGAACGGTTGCGCGGGCCACAATTTCACCGCGCGTGGGCTGATGAACTGGCGGCGTGGAAAAGTCCGCAGGCGTTTGACCAATTGATGATGGGGCTGCGTTTGGGAAAACATCCGCAACTGGTGATCACGACCACGCCAAAGCCCATCAGCATCATCAAGGATTTGGTGAAACGCGTGGGCAAGGATTTGATTTTAACGCGCGGACGAAGTGAAGAAAATGCCGGGAATTTGGCGCCGCATGTATTGGCGGATTTACGCGAACGCTATGGCGGCACGCGCATAGGACGCCAAGAGCTGGATGCTGAAATTGTAGAAGATATGGAAGGTGCGCTGTGGTCGCATGCTGCGCTAGATGCGGCGCGTGTAGCGCACCCACCCGATAATCTGGAGCGGATCGTTATAGCAATTGACCCGGCCGTAACCAGCCACAGCACCAGCGATGAAACAGGTGTAGTGGCAGCTGCCAGAAGTAATGATGGAAAATTTTATGTGCTGGCCGATGTATCTGGGCAGATGACACCCGATGGCTGGGCGCGGCGTGCAATTGCGCTGCGCGATGAATTGGGCGCAGATTTGATTATTGGCGAAGTGAACGAGGGCGGCGATTTGATTGAACGGATGTTGCGCCTTGCCGACCCCTATGTCGCATTTAAAGCCGTGCGTGCAACCAAGGCAAAGGCCGCACGCGCCTTTCCAGTTGCGGCATTGTATGAGCGCGGAATTGTGCACCATGTGGGTATGCACAAGGCGCTTGAAGACCAGATGTGCAAATTCACTGGCCAAGGGTTGAAGGATGGTTCGCCCGACCGTGTCGATGCGATGGTCTGGGCGATGAGCGAATTGATGCAGGGAACGCATCATGCGCCACGTGTTCGCAATATCAGTTTTTAA
- a CDS encoding phage portal protein — protein sequence MEWPAFLTRKPKMRSVAAQKTSASGPVVAYSHVGKPRWTPRRYDALAEEGYRKNVVAWRCISEVARASASIPWLLYDTDHQELEDHPLKELLKHPNPLQGTAQFLESVFSYYQISGNVYIEAIRPNEGSAPVELYVLRPDRMRVIPGESGLPLGYEYQVSGRTVRWAADPFTGASNILHWKAFHPLDDWYGMAPLEAAMTAIDQHNAASAWNQALLNQAARPSGALIYSPKDGPTQLSDEQFRRLKEELEEHYQTPRNAGRPLILEGGLDWKEMGLTPKDMDWLAGRKRAAQDIALAFGVPDQLISISESQTYANMAEARLALYEETVLPLVQQFRGELNRWLTPMFDDTLRLEIDADEIPALAARRDMVWDKIGKADFLSRNEKRQAVGYPPE from the coding sequence ATGGAATGGCCAGCTTTTCTAACGCGTAAGCCAAAAATGCGCAGCGTTGCCGCACAAAAAACATCCGCATCAGGGCCGGTGGTTGCATATTCGCATGTTGGCAAACCGCGCTGGACTCCGCGCCGCTATGATGCATTGGCCGAAGAAGGCTATCGCAAGAATGTGGTCGCATGGCGCTGTATTTCCGAAGTTGCCAGAGCATCCGCCAGCATACCGTGGCTGCTTTATGATACGGACCATCAGGAATTGGAAGATCATCCGCTTAAAGAGCTGCTGAAACATCCAAACCCTTTGCAAGGTACCGCGCAGTTTTTAGAAAGCGTGTTCAGCTATTACCAGATTTCGGGGAATGTGTATATCGAAGCGATACGTCCGAATGAGGGCAGCGCGCCAGTTGAGCTATATGTGCTGCGCCCAGACCGTATGCGTGTGATACCGGGCGAAAGCGGTTTGCCGCTTGGGTATGAATATCAGGTTAGCGGGCGCACGGTGCGCTGGGCCGCAGATCCGTTCACGGGCGCGAGCAATATTTTGCATTGGAAGGCGTTTCATCCATTGGATGACTGGTATGGCATGGCGCCATTGGAAGCTGCGATGACTGCAATTGACCAGCATAATGCCGCTAGCGCATGGAACCAAGCGTTACTGAACCAAGCAGCGCGACCATCGGGCGCGTTGATTTATTCACCCAAGGATGGCCCAACGCAATTAAGTGATGAGCAATTCCGGCGGTTGAAAGAAGAGCTGGAAGAACATTATCAAACACCGCGCAACGCCGGACGCCCGCTTATTCTGGAGGGTGGGCTGGATTGGAAGGAAATGGGATTAACGCCAAAGGATATGGATTGGCTGGCAGGGCGTAAACGTGCCGCACAAGATATTGCATTGGCATTTGGTGTGCCCGACCAGTTGATCAGCATTTCGGAATCGCAAACCTATGCCAACATGGCAGAAGCTCGATTAGCTTTATATGAAGAAACCGTTTTGCCATTGGTGCAGCAATTCAGAGGTGAGTTGAACCGTTGGCTCACGCCCATGTTCGATGACACGTTGCGACTTGAAATCGATGCAGACGAAATCCCGGCGCTCGCCGCGCGGCGTGACATGGTGTGGGATAAAATCGGCAAAGCTGATTTCCTTTCGCGCAATGAAAAACGCCAAGCCGTTGGTTATCCGCCAGAATGA
- a CDS encoding HK97 family phage prohead protease — protein MKTKYMTALFEVKELGSEGFIAGYASVFGEVDAQSDVVAKGAFTRSLSRYKQSKSNPAMLWMHDTGEPIGVWTSVNEDARGLRVEGKLAVKTQHGAEAYELLKIGAVSGLSIGYSAIKSVKDSKTKIRTLTEVELYEISLVTFPANSLARVHTVKEHTDNQLNHNEFQAIVMRLRNTANALKN, from the coding sequence ATGAAAACAAAATATATGACTGCGCTGTTTGAAGTAAAAGAACTGGGCAGTGAAGGATTTATCGCGGGTTACGCATCGGTCTTTGGTGAGGTTGATGCGCAAAGTGATGTTGTGGCAAAGGGTGCGTTTACGCGCAGTCTTTCCAGATACAAACAAAGCAAAAGCAACCCTGCCATGCTGTGGATGCATGATACCGGTGAACCCATCGGCGTGTGGACAAGCGTGAATGAAGATGCCCGCGGCCTTCGCGTTGAAGGAAAGCTGGCGGTTAAAACGCAGCACGGGGCAGAAGCCTATGAACTTTTAAAAATTGGTGCGGTGAGCGGGCTTTCCATCGGCTATTCGGCGATTAAAAGCGTGAAGGATAGTAAAACAAAAATCCGCACACTGACGGAAGTAGAACTTTATGAAATATCGCTGGTTACATTCCCCGCCAATTCATTGGCGCGCGTGCATACCGTGAAAGAACATACGGATAACCAATTAAACCATAACGAGTTTCAGGCCATCGTTATGCGCTTACGAAACACGGCCAACGCTTTAAAAAACTAA
- a CDS encoding phage major capsid protein: MTDLMEIKAATGELAHAFEAFKEANDERLASLERKRGDVVLEEKVDRINSDVTKLQDTVAAFKTAFKRPGKAGEMVQEPSEHKRAFLRYVTKGAEQDLSGLEAKAMSVISDPDGGYLVPSEMSDRIITRQFDTTPMRQLATVMTVSSDAVEMLRDTDDSEAFWVSELDSRVDSEPGQFGRIRISVHELHAQPKATQKLLDDANVNVEEWIIGKIAARFARRENAAFVTGDGVAQPRGFTSYSVAATADATRPWGTFEYFPSGAAAAFASTAPADAIISLMHKLKAGYLPNASWLMPRAVSELIRKMKGTTNDSYLWQPSLQIGTPATLLGFPVYLGEDMPAVAASSLSLAFGNFAEAYTIVDRIGMRILRDPFTSAPFVKFRCTKRVGGDVTNFDALKFLRFSVS; encoded by the coding sequence ATGACTGACTTGATGGAAATCAAGGCGGCAACGGGTGAGCTTGCTCATGCGTTTGAAGCCTTTAAAGAAGCAAATGATGAACGACTGGCATCGCTGGAACGCAAGCGCGGCGATGTGGTATTGGAAGAAAAAGTTGATCGCATCAATAGCGATGTAACCAAACTGCAAGATACGGTTGCGGCATTTAAAACCGCATTCAAACGCCCCGGTAAAGCGGGCGAGATGGTTCAAGAACCATCCGAACACAAGCGCGCATTTTTGCGTTATGTCACGAAGGGCGCGGAGCAGGATCTATCCGGTCTTGAAGCCAAGGCGATGAGTGTCATTTCAGACCCTGATGGTGGTTATCTGGTTCCTTCGGAAATGTCAGACCGAATTATCACGCGCCAGTTTGATACAACCCCAATGCGCCAATTGGCAACCGTGATGACCGTATCATCGGATGCCGTTGAAATGCTGCGTGATACGGATGACAGCGAAGCATTTTGGGTCAGCGAGCTGGATAGCCGCGTTGATTCAGAACCCGGTCAATTTGGCCGTATCCGCATTTCGGTGCATGAATTACATGCGCAGCCAAAAGCAACGCAAAAACTGCTCGATGATGCAAATGTGAATGTTGAAGAGTGGATTATCGGAAAAATTGCGGCACGCTTTGCACGCCGTGAAAACGCAGCTTTTGTCACCGGTGATGGTGTGGCTCAACCACGCGGTTTCACCAGTTATTCGGTTGCGGCAACTGCCGATGCAACCCGCCCATGGGGTACGTTTGAATATTTTCCATCTGGCGCAGCGGCCGCATTTGCTTCAACCGCCCCAGCTGATGCGATTATCAGCCTGATGCATAAATTAAAGGCAGGGTATTTGCCAAACGCATCATGGCTGATGCCGCGCGCGGTATCCGAACTCATCCGTAAGATGAAGGGCACAACCAATGACAGCTATTTGTGGCAGCCAAGCTTGCAAATCGGCACACCGGCAACCTTGCTGGGCTTCCCGGTTTATCTTGGGGAAGACATGCCAGCCGTGGCTGCGAGCAGCTTGTCACTGGCATTTGGTAACTTTGCTGAAGCCTACACCATTGTTGACCGTATTGGCATGCGTATTTTGCGTGATCCATTTACCTCCGCACCATTTGTTAAGTTCCGTTGCACCAAGCGTGTTGGCGGCGATGTTACCAATTTTGATGCGTTGAAATTCCTGCGCTTCAGCGTTTCGTAA
- a CDS encoding phage head-tail connector protein produces MTALVRTTPPASEPISLSEAKAHVRVSISDDDALITNLITATRMICEEFTGRALITQGWRLWLDTFPGDRLAWWDGTREGAASKLTVKRFILMPRAPLQSISAVNVYADDDSSVVFSPTLYFVDSNAEPGRLALRNNASWPVPQRASNGISVDFTAGYGAASAVPQALKQGMLAHIAQLYEHRGEGLRLNGDALSVKALPDIVQALYQPFRVQRLRY; encoded by the coding sequence ATGACAGCATTGGTCCGAACCACGCCGCCAGCAAGCGAGCCGATAAGTCTTTCGGAAGCTAAAGCGCATGTGCGCGTGAGCATTAGTGATGATGACGCATTGATAACCAATTTGATTACAGCAACACGGATGATATGCGAAGAGTTCACTGGCCGCGCACTGATAACGCAAGGATGGCGGTTATGGCTTGATACATTTCCAGGCGACCGCTTGGCGTGGTGGGATGGAACACGCGAAGGCGCGGCATCGAAACTAACGGTGAAGCGGTTTATTCTCATGCCGCGCGCGCCATTGCAAAGCATTAGCGCCGTAAATGTATATGCCGACGATGATAGCAGCGTTGTTTTTTCGCCCACGCTATATTTTGTAGATAGCAATGCCGAGCCAGGGCGGTTGGCGTTGCGCAATAACGCATCATGGCCAGTGCCACAACGCGCAAGCAACGGAATTAGCGTTGATTTTACCGCGGGATATGGCGCGGCAAGCGCGGTACCGCAGGCATTGAAGCAAGGCATGCTCGCGCACATTGCACAGCTTTATGAACATCGCGGCGAAGGGCTGCGTTTAAATGGGGATGCACTTTCGGTGAAGGCTTTGCCGGATATTGTTCAGGCGCTTTACCAGCCATTCCGCGTACAGCGTCTGCGTTACTAG